A single genomic interval of Spinacia oleracea cultivar Varoflay chromosome 6, BTI_SOV_V1, whole genome shotgun sequence harbors:
- the LOC110790731 gene encoding cytochrome P450 77A3: MELLDIFLLFFAPIFLLLWWRRLFVTTRKGPEKGNLPPGPPGWPVVGNLFQVILQRRPFMYVVRDLRKVYGPIFTMKMGQRTLVILTDADLIHEALVQRGALFASRPAESPTRLVFSLGKCAINSAEYGPLWRALRRNFATEVVVSARVKQCGWVRKWAIENHMGRVKEEAQEKGYVEVMSQCRLTVCSIIICLCFGAKLSEEWIKSIESVLKEVMLMTLPKLPDFLPILTPLVARGQLKRAKELRRKQMEILGPLVQARKGFVESGGCPNSGDLDMASPVGAAYVDSLLGLDPPGRPGGLGVEELVTLCSEVINAGTDTSATVVEWVLLHLVLDQRVQQKLYEEIVDVVGKNGVVTEDDLEKMTYLNAIIKETMRRHPPSHFLLSHAATEDAVLGGYTIPKDANLEIYTAWVTQDPAHWPNPDVFRPERFLPGGEGYEVDWTGNRGVRMLPFGAGRRICPAWSLGTLHVGLLLARMVHAFRWVPIPGSPPDPTETFAFTMVMKNPLKAGILPRC; encoded by the exons ATGGAACTCCTAGATATCTTCTTACTCTTCTTTGCACCAATCTTTCTCCTACTATGGTGGCGACGATTGTTCGTCACCACCAGAAAGGGCCCGGAGAAGGGAAACCTTCCCCCGGGCCCACCAGGGTGGCCTGTTGTTGGAAACCTCTTTCAGGTCATCCTCCAACGTAGGCCTTTCATGTACGTGGTCAGAGACCTACGAAAGGTATACGGGCCAATTTTTACCATGAAGATGGGTCAGAGGACGTTGGTCATTCTCACAGATGCAGATCTCATCCATGAGGCTCTTGTTCAGCGGGGCGCGCTCTTCGCTAGCCGCCCCGCCGAGTCACCTACTCGCTTGGTTTTCAGCCTTGGAAAGTGTGCTATCAACTCGGCGGAGTACGGCCCGTTATGGCGGGCCCTAAGGAGGAACTTCGCCACcgaggtggtggtgtcggcaCGGGTGAAGCAATGCGGGTGGGTGAGGAAGTGGGCCATAGAGAATCATATGGGCCGGGTCAAGGAGGAAGCCCAAGAGAAAGGATACGTAGAAGTTATGAGCCAATGTAGGCTCACTGTTTGTAGCATAATAATATGTCTTTGCTTTGGGGCCAAGTTATCTGAAGAATGGATAAAATCCATAGAGAGTGTTCTTAAGGAAGTAATGCTTATGACTTTGCCGAAGCTTCCAGACTTTCTGCCCATTCTAACCCCATTGGTGGCCCGTGGGCAGCTTAAACGGGCCAAGGAGCTAAGGAGAAAACAAATGGAGATCCTTGGCCCCCTTGTGCAGGCCCGTAAGGGTTTTGTTGAGAGCGGTGGGTGCCCCAATAGTGGCGATCTTGATATGGCAAGCCCGGTTGGGGCAGCCTATGTGGACTCTCTCTTGGGCCTTGACCCGCCCGGCAGGCCCGGCGGGCTTGGGGTGGAAGAGTTGGTGACTTTGTGCTCGGAGGTAATTAATGCTGGAACTGACACTAGCGCCACCGTCGTTGAGTGGGTCCTCCTACACCTTGTGTTAGACCAAAGG GTTCAACAGAAATTGTACGAAGAAATAGTAGACGTGGTAGGGAAAAATGGAGTTGTTACTGAGGATGACCTAGAGAAGATGACCTATCTCAACGCCATCATTAAAGAGACGATGCGGCGACACCCGCCGAGCCACTTTCTTCTCTCCCATGCCGCGACGGAGGACGCCGTCCTAGGCGGCTACACCATCCCGAAAGACGCGAATCTCGAGATCTACACCGCGTGGGTGACACAAGACCCGGCCCATTGGCCCAACCCGGATGTGTTCCGGCCCGAGAGGTTCTTGCCCGGGGGAGAAGGGTACGAGGTGGACTGGACGGGCAACCGGGGGGTCCGGATGCTTCCCTTTGGGGCGGGTAGGCGAATATGCCCGGCTTGGAGTTTGGGTACGTTGCATGTGGGTTTATTGCTTGCTAGGATGGTGCATGCTTTTCGTTGGGTTCCTATTCCGGGTAGCCCGCCCGACCCGACTGAAACTTTTGCTTTTACTATGGTGATGAAGAACCCTCTCAAGGCTGGCATATTACCTAGGTGTTGA
- the LOC110790735 gene encoding N6-mAMP deaminase, translating to MEMMDWLVSMPKVELHAHLNGSVRNSTLLELAKELGEKDIIVFSEVEHVILKNDRSLAEVFKLFDLIHILTTDHATVTRITKEVVEDFAAENVVYLELRTTPKRNDARGMTKRSYMEAVIEGLRKVDAVDIDFTYTEVRLEKKGKSCEMGNECDGISRKKIHVRLLLSIDRRETLEAAMETVKLALELKDFGVVGIDLSGNPKVGEWTTFLPALKFAREQGLCVTLHCGEVPNQEEIHGMLDFLPERIGHACCLEEDAWTKLKMSKIPVEICLTSNIRTNTISSIDVHHFADLYNTKHPLILCTDDTGVFSTSLSKEYAVAAAAFGLGKKELFQLARNAVEFSFAQEQVARELKDFFDLVEERLSLH from the exons ATGGAGATGATGGATTGGTTGGTTTCCATGCCAAAAGTGGAGCTCCATGCCCATCTCAATGGTTCTGTTCGCAATTCCACTCTCCT AGAACTTGCTAAAGAATTGGGTGAGAAGGACATTATTGTTTTTTCTGAAGTTGAGCATGTTATCCTCAAAA ATGATAGATCTTTGGCTGAAGTGTTCAAGTTGTTTGATTTGATTCACATTCTTACTACTGATCATGCTACTGTCACCAGAATCACCAAAGAA GTTGTTGAAGACTTTGCTGCTGAGAATGTTGTCTATTTGGAATTGAGAACTACCCCTAAG AGGAATGATGCTAGAGGAATGACCAAAAGGTCTTACATGGAAGCCGTGATTGAGGGTTTAAGGAAAGTTGATGCTGTCGACATTGATTTTACCTATACTGAAGTCAGATTGGAGAAGAAAGGGAAGTCGTGTGAAATGGGAAATGAGTGTGATGGCATTTCTAGGAAAAAGATACATGTTAGACTTCTCCTCAGCATTGATCGACGTGAGACACTTGAAGCCGCGATGGAAACT GTTAAGTTGGCGTTGGAATTGAAAGATTTCGGAGTGGTTGGTATTGATCTATCTGGGAATCCAAAAGTGGGAGAATG GACAACATTTTTGCCAGCTTTGAAATTTGCCAGAGAACAAGGTCTTTGCGTTACACTGCACTGTGGAGAG GTCCCTAATCAGGAGGAGATACATGGAATGCTGGACTTTCTTCCTGAGAGGATTGGTCATGCCTGTTGCTTGGAAGAAGATGCATGGACAAAATTGAAAATGTCCAAGATACCG GTCGAAATATGTTTGACATCTAACATTCGAACTAATACAATCTCCTCCATCGACGTTCATCATTTTG CCGATTTATACAATACAAAACATCCACTTATTCTGTGCACTGATGACACCGGGGTGTTCTCCACCAGTTTGTCTAAAGAATACGCCGTTGCTGCTGCTGCATTTG GTCTTGGGAAGAAGGAATTGTTCCAGCTAGCGAGGAATGCGGTTGAATTTTCATTCGCCCAGGAACAAGTAGCGCGAGAATTGAAAGATTTCTTTGATCTAGTTGAAGAAAGGCTTAGCTTACACTGA